In the Bacillus sp. HSf4 genome, AGCGATTCCCGTGATACGACTGCTGTTTGTTTTTACGAGCGAAGCTTTGAGATGATAAACGAGGGATGAAAACAAAAGCATGCCGATAAAGATGGCGCCTCCCTTTAAAAATGAGTTGGTAAAAGGGGAGCGATCAATCACTTCCGTCATAAACAAAAGCAAAAGGTATGCTAAAAATCCGTACATCAAAAAGCAGTGAGCAGCTGACATAAACGTCTTCATATATCCTCCTCCTCCTCCCCTTGTTGATCTTATTCTCCGGCATGAATGTGTAAACCTTTTTACACCTGAAAAAAACCGGCACAGCGGCCGGTTTTTTAAAATCATTGTTTCTTCAGTCTGATTACATTCCAGGAAAGTTTCGGAAGATGAGCTGTCAGTCTGCCGTCACATACTTTGGCGTCTCCGCCGCAATGAGGGACGACATTGTTTTTGTCTTTCTCATTTGTCGCTTTATTGTCTTCGTGCTCAAGGACGATATGCTCTGTCACAGTGTATCCCTCAAAGCTTCTCATATCAGCCTCCATTTCCAGGACGCCGTCTGTCGCGCGGTTTACAGCAAACACCGTTAGTTCCTCTGCTTCTTCATTGAAAACAGAAACGGACTCCAAATACGGAACATCTGTGAAGTCTTTACTGTCATACTTCGGTGATGAAACTGCCGTCTGCAATACGGTTCCCCGGCCGTAAACAGAGGCGTGCATGAACGGATAGAAGATCGTTTGCCGCCATGCTTCACCGCCTTTGTCTGTCATGATCGGCGCGATGACATTGACGAGCTGGGCGAGGCAGGCGATTTTGACGCGGTCGGCGTGCTTCAGCATCGTGATCAGCATGCAGCCGACAAGCAGCGCATCTTCGAAGTTATAGATATCTTCGAGGAGGTGCGGCGCTTTCGCCCAGCGCTCGGCTTCTTTGTCTTTTTCATTGGAATGATACCAGACATTCCATTCATCGTAGGAAAGATGAATCGTCTTTTTGCTGCGTTTTTTCGCCTTCATATAATCACAGACAGAGACAACCGTTTTGATGAAGTGATCCATATCAAGCGATCTCGCTAAATAGTTCGGCAGGTCATTGTCGCGATTGCCGTAGTACGAATGAAGCGAAATATATTCAACATGCTCATACGTATGGTCAAGCACTGTTGTTTCCCAGTCGATGAATGTCGCCATGCCGCTTCCGGAGCTGCCGCAGGCGACAAGCTCGATCGATGGGTCCGTCCATTTCATGACTTTTGCTGCTTCAGCGGCAATCCTTCCGTATTCTTCGGCTGTCTTGTGGCCGATTTGCCACGGACCGTCCATCTCATTGCCGAGGCACCAAGTTTTGATCTTATGCGGCTCTTTATAACCGTGCGATTTTCTCAAATCGCTGTAGTAAGAACCTGACGGGTGATTGCAATATTCAACAAGATTGCGGGCCGCATCAATTCCTCTCGTACCGAGGTTGACGGCCATATTGACTTCGGCGCCGACAAGCTTCGCCCAATCCATGAATTCATTCGTACCGATCAGATTCGGTTCTGTCGTCGCCCATGCCAAATCAAGCCTTGTCGGCCGGTTTTCAACCGGACCGACGCCATCCTCCCAATTATACCCGGATACAAAGTTGCCGCCGGGGTACCTGATAAACGGAACCTTCAGCTCTTTGACCAGTTTGATGACATCCTTGCGGAAACCCGATTCATCAGCCTCAGGGTGGTCCGGTTCATAGATTCCTTCATATACCGCTCTGCCAAGATGCTCGATAAACGAACCGTATATCCGTTTGTCAATTTCTGCAACCTTCAATTCTTTGTCAATCGTCATTTTCGCCTTTTTTTCCGTCATTAAAAAATCATTCCTTTCAAATTAAATATGTTGAATCAGCCTTTGATTCCGCCTGCGGTCAGCCCTGATACAAAATACTTCTGGAAGAACAGGAATATCAAAATCACAGGCAAAATCGCCAGCACCGACCCCGAGATCAGCATGTCGTAGTTATTTCCATAAGGACTAAGCAAAGCGGACAGCCCGATTGGAAGCGTAAACATTTCTTTTGACCGTAAAACGATCAGCGGCCATAAAAAATTGTTCCAGCTGTTTAATGACTGCAGGATGACCATCGCCCCGAACGCCGGTTTCATAAGCGGCGCCATAATCCGGAAAAAAATGCCGAATTCGGTGCAGCCGTCCATTCGCGCCGAGTCAAGCAAATCTCTCGGCAGACCGAGCGCATACTGTCTGAAAAAAAATACGGCGACAGGCGACACGATAAACGGGAGTATCACACCGGCATATGTGTCGACAATGTGCAAAGAAACCGTCATTTTAAATAAAGGCAGCATTAAAATTTCGATCGGCACCATCATGATCAAGAGCACAAACACAAACATCAGGTTTTTCCCTTTAAAATCGTATACGGCAAGACCGTAGCCGACCATCGAAGAAAACAGAAGCGTCAAAACAGTTGAAATGACAACGAGGATCAGGCTGTTCGAAAACCATTTAAAATAAATGCTTCCACCGTTAAATAAATAAGTATAGTTGTCAAGGCTCAGGATGTCAGGACTCAGCTTTAAATTCAGCCCGAAGCGCAGCAGCTCCGAAGATGGCTTAAGCGAGCCGAGCACAAGGCATAAAAGCGGGAACACAAACAAAAAGCCCAAAATAGCAAACAGCAGAAATAAAGCGATTTTTGCGATGTTTAAGCCTCTGGCAGGACGCATTAATAGCCCTCCTTTTTAAATGATCCAGACAGCTTTAATGAAATAAGGCTGGCGATGAAAATAATGATCAAGAGCACGATGCCGAGCGCCGCGCCGTAGCCCATGTTGTTGTAGGCAAGCCCCTGCTGGTAAATGTATCCGACCATCGTCAGGCCGATATTGCCAGGCGAGTTGTTCTGCCACAGCACATAGCTTTCTTCAAACATCCGAAAGCCGCCGATGATGCTGATCGTCAGCACGTAGACGGTGACCGGTTTGAGGAACGGAAGCGTGATATGAAAAAACTTTTTAAACGTGCCGGCGCCGTCGATTTCCGCCGCTTCATACAACTCTTTGGGCACGTTTTGCAAGCCGGCCAAAAAGTAAAGCACATTGATGCCCATCCATCTCCACGATGCGAGCATGACCATTAAAAACATTCCGGTATGCTCATTGTTCAGCCAGTTTTGCGGTGCAGCCCCTAGCTTCGTCAAAATCGAATTCGCCAGTGATGTATCCATTTCCCCGAAAATCAGCCGGAAAATGATGCCCGCCACAATCGTTGAAGTGAGAGCCGGGATGAATAATGCGGATTTAAACACGTTTTTAAACTTCACCAGCTTCGAATCCAAAAAGAAGGCAAGGATAAGCGGAACCGGTATTAAAATCAACAATGTCCAAAAGGTATATTTCATGGTGTTAAAAAGTGCAGTATAGAAAGTAGGATTGTTTAATGCTTTATAGTTCTCCACCCCGATGAAGCGGATGTCGCCGGGGAGAATGCTTTGAAAGCTCATGATGACGACGCTGATAAGCGGATAAAGAAAAAATATGCAAAAGGAGAGTACGAAAGGTGCTGTGAAAATATAGGGTGCGGCTTTTGCTGAATATAACAAATTTCTGATCTTTCTTTTTCTCGCTACCGGCGGAAACGAATGCACTGTATCTGTTTTAACAGTCTTCAAGTTATCGCCTCGCTTTAACAGTAATGAAAGACTATGGCCCCTTCACTTCAGCGGCTGCTTTGTCCAATGCTTCTTTCGGCGTTTTACTTCCGGTTTTCAGCGCTTCATATAATACATTTTTGTTCACCAAGTCGGAAGTTTTCGCATAATCCTCGTGTAAATAAAGCGGGTTGATTTCATCTTTAATGTCAAGAAGCATCGAAAAAATATCGCTGCCGTTTTGAAAATATTTCGTGTATTGATTCGGTTTTTTCAATTCTTTAGAATCCCACACATCCCATCTGAGCGGATCGAATCCGAGCACTGTCCACAGTTTGATATTGCCTTCTTTTGATGCTTTCGCGAACTTTAAAAAGTCCTTGGCCAAATCGACGTGTTTCGCTTGTTTCGGAATGGCGGTGGCTGTGCCCCCCATGCCAGCCGACCGGTCTCCTCCTTCTTCGAAGGCAGGAAGCGGTCTGATCGCGATTTTCCCTTTTAAGTCAGGCATATAATCCAAAAACCTGCCCATATACCAGATCGGCATTAAGACGGATGCCGCCCCGCCCTGGTTCATAAATCCGTAGTATTCCTCGCTGTGATGGTTACCTCCAGGCGTGGTGATCGCGATTTTATCTTTTTCGATAAGCTCTTTCAAAAATTCAAGTGTTCTCACATTTGTTTCATTATTTAATGTCAAATTTCCGTTTTGATCAAAGTATCCTGAACCTTGCTGGGTTAGCAGCGGCAAAAAGGAATTCGGATCGGTTGTTTCGATCGTCGTCATCGGTTTGCCGACGGCTTTGACAACCTTTTTGCCCGCTTCCCTGTAATCCTCCCAGGTTTTGATGTCGTCCGGATCGACCCCGGCTTTGTTTAAAATGTCCATGTTGTAGTACATCACGGTCGTTCCGACATGCGTGCCAAGTCCATACAGCTTTTCATCCTTGCTGTAGAGGGTCAGCCTCGCTTCAACGAACTTGTCGCGCTCCTTCTCAACCAAGGAAGTTAAATCTGTCAGAGGAATATCCGATCCTT is a window encoding:
- a CDS encoding alpha-N-arabinofuranosidase, which translates into the protein MTEKKAKMTIDKELKVAEIDKRIYGSFIEHLGRAVYEGIYEPDHPEADESGFRKDVIKLVKELKVPFIRYPGGNFVSGYNWEDGVGPVENRPTRLDLAWATTEPNLIGTNEFMDWAKLVGAEVNMAVNLGTRGIDAARNLVEYCNHPSGSYYSDLRKSHGYKEPHKIKTWCLGNEMDGPWQIGHKTAEEYGRIAAEAAKVMKWTDPSIELVACGSSGSGMATFIDWETTVLDHTYEHVEYISLHSYYGNRDNDLPNYLARSLDMDHFIKTVVSVCDYMKAKKRSKKTIHLSYDEWNVWYHSNEKDKEAERWAKAPHLLEDIYNFEDALLVGCMLITMLKHADRVKIACLAQLVNVIAPIMTDKGGEAWRQTIFYPFMHASVYGRGTVLQTAVSSPKYDSKDFTDVPYLESVSVFNEEAEELTVFAVNRATDGVLEMEADMRSFEGYTVTEHIVLEHEDNKATNEKDKNNVVPHCGGDAKVCDGRLTAHLPKLSWNVIRLKKQ
- a CDS encoding carbohydrate ABC transporter permease; translated protein: MRPARGLNIAKIALFLLFAILGFLFVFPLLCLVLGSLKPSSELLRFGLNLKLSPDILSLDNYTYLFNGGSIYFKWFSNSLILVVISTVLTLLFSSMVGYGLAVYDFKGKNLMFVFVLLIMMVPIEILMLPLFKMTVSLHIVDTYAGVILPFIVSPVAVFFFRQYALGLPRDLLDSARMDGCTEFGIFFRIMAPLMKPAFGAMVILQSLNSWNNFLWPLIVLRSKEMFTLPIGLSALLSPYGNNYDMLISGSVLAILPVILIFLFFQKYFVSGLTAGGIKG
- a CDS encoding sugar ABC transporter permease, which translates into the protein MKTVKTDTVHSFPPVARKRKIRNLLYSAKAAPYIFTAPFVLSFCIFFLYPLISVVIMSFQSILPGDIRFIGVENYKALNNPTFYTALFNTMKYTFWTLLILIPVPLILAFFLDSKLVKFKNVFKSALFIPALTSTIVAGIIFRLIFGEMDTSLANSILTKLGAAPQNWLNNEHTGMFLMVMLASWRWMGINVLYFLAGLQNVPKELYEAAEIDGAGTFKKFFHITLPFLKPVTVYVLTISIIGGFRMFEESYVLWQNNSPGNIGLTMVGYIYQQGLAYNNMGYGAALGIVLLIIIFIASLISLKLSGSFKKEGY
- a CDS encoding sugar ABC transporter substrate-binding protein, with amino-acid sequence MKKFLSYVLMLTLSASLLLTGCRASPASEQTQDATELTFWTFNGLHEQFYAEMVKEWNKKYPKRKIKLNTVVYPYGQMHDNLSISLLAGKGVPDLADIELGRFSNFLKGSDIPLTDLTSLVEKERDKFVEARLTLYSKDEKLYGLGTHVGTTVMYYNMDILNKAGVDPDDIKTWEDYREAGKKVVKAVGKPMTTIETTDPNSFLPLLTQQGSGYFDQNGNLTLNNETNVRTLEFLKELIEKDKIAITTPGGNHHSEEYYGFMNQGGAASVLMPIWYMGRFLDYMPDLKGKIAIRPLPAFEEGGDRSAGMGGTATAIPKQAKHVDLAKDFLKFAKASKEGNIKLWTVLGFDPLRWDVWDSKELKKPNQYTKYFQNGSDIFSMLLDIKDEINPLYLHEDYAKTSDLVNKNVLYEALKTGSKTPKEALDKAAAEVKGP